tgtgGATCTGTACGTACCGTACAACACGTAGGTGAATCTTATGCATATACGCAAAGCATGAAAAGAATTTTCGGGATGTATCACAATTAATGAGTTTGTGGTTGACTATTATTGAAGGTGTTGAATGAATTGGCAAGCAGCAAGCATGCTGAGTAGAGTACgtagagaaaagaaagaaagaaagaaagaaagaaataaaaggaaggaaaggatTGCATGCATGGATTTTGGTCAAAGAAGTTTGATGTCAGATTGTATGTAGTTCGATCGATCATGCGGtactctccctccctccctttcCGTACACTGGACAGTAGCTAGGTGACATATGGCTTACGCTTGCGTGACATCTAGCTCCCATTCCATTTTGTTTTGACTTCTCATCAACCCCCACCTCTCTGGATAATTACGTACCCTTGGCTTCTCCTTGCACcatcttttctattttgtttcattttaaatcaaattttgttttcatatataataatagtgTGATATATAATAaggttctcttttttttttttaaatttctctcttcctattaaaaaaaaaaagttaggaatggatgaaaaatcacaaaggcgtctatatatataaattgagcATTACACATCTCCCATCTGCCAAAAACCAACCAATTAAGCTTCTAACATGGAACAACAAAAGCCCCACGTAGCCATTCTTCCCTCTCCGGGTATGGGTCACCTCATCCCTCTCGCAGAGTTCGCCAAGCGACTCTTTCTCTGCCATGGCTTCCACGTTACTTTCATCGTTCCAACCCTCGGCCCTTTGTCGGCCTCCCAAAAGGCCTTCCTCGATGCCCTTCCTGCCGGCATAacccaccttcttcttcctccagtcAGCCTCGACGACTTGCCGGCAAACGCCAAGATCGAGACGCAGATATCTCTCACGGTGGCACGCTCGCTGCCGTCTCTCTACAAAGTGTTCAAGTCTCTGGTTGACAGTTCCGAGGTCGCTGCTTTGGTGGTGGATCTCTTCGCAACTGATGCCTTTGATGTGGCCGTGGAATTCAAGGTTTCTCCCTACGTCTTCTTCCCATCCACGGCCATGTGTTTATCTCTGTGTTTTCACTTGCCAAAGCTCGATCAAGCGGTTACTTGCGAGTACAGAGACCTACCGGAGCCCGTTCGGATCCCGGGTTGTATACCGGTTCACGGGAGGGATCTCTTTGACCCCGTTCACGACAGAAAGAACGATGCCTACAAGTGGATTCTCCATCACTCAACACGCTTCCGTTTGGCGGAGGGGATAATAGTGAACAGCTTCGAGGACCTGGAACCTGGATCCCTGAGAGTTCTGCAAGACCAAGGAACGGGTAACCCACCCATTTACCCGGTGGGGCCGCTGGTTCAAATGGCTGGCGGCGGCGGGGTTGATGGGTCCGGTTGTTTGAGGTGGCTGGATGATCAGCCAAACGGGTCAGTCTTGTTCATATCATTTGGCAGCGGTGGGACCCTCTCCTATGATCAACTAATCGAGCTTGCATTTGGTTTGGAAATGAGTGAACAGAGATTCATGTGGGTTGTTCGAAGCCCAAACGATGAAGTTGCCAACGCCAATTACTTCACTGTTCACAGCACAAAAGACCCTTTCGCTTTCCTGCCAAAAGGTTTTCTAGAAAGGACCAAAGGCTTGGGTCTGGTAGTGCCGTCCTGGGCGCCGCAGGCCCAAATTCTCCGTCACCGGTCGGCCGGTGGATTCCTCAGCCACTGCGGCTGGAACTCGGTGCTGGAGAGCATCATCAACGGCGTTCCGTTGATCGCTTGGCCGCTCTACGCGGAGCAAAAGATGAACGCCGTGATGTTAACAGAGGACATAAAAGTGGCGCTGCGGCCAAAAGCAGGGGAAAATGAGCTTGTTGGAAGGGCCGAGATTGCGAGAGTTGTAAAGAGTTTAATTGAGGGAGAGCAAGGGAAGGAGCTACGCAGCCGTATGAGAGACCTTAAGGACGCCTCCGGGAAGGTGCTGGCCGACGGCGGCCCTTCGGCGAGGTCCCTCGCCGAGTTGGCCGagatgtggaagaagaagaagaaggcggcTCGTAGTTAGGTTGGGGACCAATAGAATAATATCCACCGAATAATGCTAGACGGACGAACGCAGCAATAAATGGGTTGACAAATCCTTCTAAATTATAAGTTAACCCTACAGCCAAAATTACAAGTTAACTCTttgctctttctctcttttactTTCAGATCCAATTCTCTTTTACTTTCACTCCCTCTCTCTGTCAAAACTACTCACTCTCAAATTCActctatctctccctcattctctctctccaacCCGCAAGTGTCTCCCCCCTCTCTCAAACCCAATCTATCTCTCTCATATTCTGTCTCTCAAACCCCTGGCTTGCagtgtccccccccccccccccccccccacccatcACATCGCTTTCACACCACCATCGCCCAAGAATGGCCTATCTGTCGTCGCTCGTCGTTGACCCCCCCACGTCACTCAGACCGCCACTGTCAGGTTCCATCGCGGCTATAAAAGAcaacgtttatatatatataaatattttaattttttacatatacatatatatatttatattctttcttttttctgccattattttttttgcttatgttgtttttttatggtgatttagctgttgaaatgaaaattaaaaaatataatttattttgaattatgaaagaacataatttattttgattgtatatttgacaattaagtaaaaaatattgcttgtgttatttttgcttctttcatgctctgttattaatttttcttcaatttgaggatattaattaaattacttaatttaaattatttacttataaaattataacatttgtgtaaaataagattaatattttacttaaatcagATTGGAGTAAAATTACTTGGTAAAATTGGAGTagtgtaaaataagattgaagTGAAATTATAACTTggtaaaattacttaaatcagtgtaaaataagattggagtaaaattaatatttttaagatcaaatctaatataattaaatatatttttttattattttacaatcaaatatatataacaacaatttttttcttattattttgtaatcaGATGTAACAATAGCAATCTTGATAGTTGtcattaaaaatgttaatattaatatatatataataagatcacacaaataattaaataatttattttctcatttaagaTCACTTTAAATACCAACTTATTGCAACAGTATCAATTATATCTTAAAATCAtctcttattttaaattaaaattacatttcttaaataaaaaaaacataacagaGAGTGGGTGAAGTTTGGGCGGTCCGAGCAGCACGGCAGCGCGGTCGGGGGGAGGGGGCGATGGCGATGGGAGCAACGGTGACCTGTTCCTCCCTCAAGGCCGAGAatgagagagagtgtgtgtgggTGAAGTTTGGGCAACAGTTGCTCGCGATGACAGGTGGGAGCGAGGTGGTGCAAAAGGCAGTGTGGGTGGCGGGCGATGATGGTCAATGGCTAGTAAGGAGGGTGATGGCGACGACAATGGCGGAAGTGTTTGCAATGTTGAGAGGGGAAACGGCTATGTGAGCAGGGAGCAACGGCGAGCAGTGTTGGCTGGAGAGACGACGGTGGCACCATCTTTGGGCGATGGCGGTGCGAGTAGCAGTGGTGAGGTTGACAGCGACGAAGGTGCGAGAGCGATGTGGGGGGCGAATGCTGCACCAACgggggtgggtttgagagataaggggtttgagagagagagttggggaGAGACAATGAGTTTGAGAGAGGATGATTTTGTGAAAGAGAGTGGATTTGAAAATGGGCGggcaaatataaaattaattcaaaaatatttagaacGGGTTTGTCAACCCATTTGTTGCTACGTTCGTTCGTCTAGCATTATCCATATCCACCACGAGGTTGATGGcctttaactcttatatttacACTCTTGCTTTAGCTTTTACCAAATATAGCATAttcgtgtttttttttttcttttccccagTAAAGTTGTAGGGGTCCTCGCGTTTTTTTGCTTGTCATTTTTAGTTCCTACCATCGTACGATCAAAgatgatagaaaatatttatggcataggtaattaattaattaattaattcaaggTATATAGAAATAGAATGGATAGATGGGCGGGGACACGTACAGCTATTTGCagtaagaaaatatttggataTATAGTTGAGagttaaaacttaaaaagcCATGGGATGGCTTGATGAATCTGCAACAAAGCCATGAAAGTTCAAAGTTATGAGCTAGGCGCACCAAAGGAGAtatatacaacaaaaattctattttcattttatgagTCACACTCGATATTAATGCCAGAATTGTTATGTTGAATATAGCAATTGTTCAACGCGGGtaatttgagaaaaaaggtGTGGGCCCCATAGAGATGATAGAGCCCACACACCACATCCCCCTCCAGTAACCCTCGTCAAATAACATACGCGAGTGACATATCAGCCCTCACATTAATGCTTAGACAATAACATATGAGCCCCCACTATaataaattttggattaagaggcatttaaaaatatcttaatagATAATTTATTGAAGCATTTTAATTATTAGGACATTAATAATAATGCCTCATGTAACTGTGCCCCAAAAACGTATTGAGGCACTTACAAATACCTcaaaaacaactataaatttaagtttgttgcgacacttaaaaatgtctcaaaaatcactataaatttatttttcatatcccccaCAAGGCCATCTCTTAACTATAACTTACTTCTCCCTCAGCTCGAACCTTgaacctttccttcttcttgcacacgcatgaccacctaatctacacattatcttattaatatatgtgcctatgtttattttatagtatatctaagttttattagaattattttattggggcacttaagatttgtctattagggtaCTTTGTTAGAGTGtcttgttaaaattattttaat
This window of the Diospyros lotus cultivar Yz01 chromosome 5, ASM1463336v1, whole genome shotgun sequence genome carries:
- the LOC127801144 gene encoding hydroquinone glucosyltransferase-like — translated: MEQQKPHVAILPSPGMGHLIPLAEFAKRLFLCHGFHVTFIVPTLGPLSASQKAFLDALPAGITHLLLPPVSLDDLPANAKIETQISLTVARSLPSLYKVFKSLVDSSEVAALVVDLFATDAFDVAVEFKVSPYVFFPSTAMCLSLCFHLPKLDQAVTCEYRDLPEPVRIPGCIPVHGRDLFDPVHDRKNDAYKWILHHSTRFRLAEGIIVNSFEDLEPGSLRVLQDQGTGNPPIYPVGPLVQMAGGGGVDGSGCLRWLDDQPNGSVLFISFGSGGTLSYDQLIELAFGLEMSEQRFMWVVRSPNDEVANANYFTVHSTKDPFAFLPKGFLERTKGLGLVVPSWAPQAQILRHRSAGGFLSHCGWNSVLESIINGVPLIAWPLYAEQKMNAVMLTEDIKVALRPKAGENELVGRAEIARVVKSLIEGEQGKELRSRMRDLKDASGKVLADGGPSARSLAELAEMWKKKKKAARS